A genomic segment from Geitlerinema sp. PCC 7407 encodes:
- a CDS encoding Rne/Rng family ribonuclease — protein MPKQIVIAEQHRVAAVFSEDQIQELIVAKGTHQISDIYLGVVENVLPGIDAAFVNIGDAERNGFIHVSDLGPLRLKRSAGAITELLTPQQKVLVQVMKEPTGNKGPRLTGNITMPGRYLVLMPFGRGVNLSRRIRNENERNRLRALAILVKPAGMGLLVRTEAEGMAEEAIIEDLEFLQRQWETVQQEASSTRAPALLNRDDDFIQRVLRDVYSADVNRIVVDSSTGVKRVKQHLTNWGGGKSPQGVLIDHHRDRTPLLEYFRVNAAIREALKPRVDLPSGGYIIIEPTEALTVIDVNSGSFTRSATARETVLWTNCEAATEIARQLRLRNVAGVIIVDFIDMDSRRDQLQVLEHFNKALKADKARPQIAQLSELGLVELTRKRQGQNIYELFGRRCPTCDGLGHLVHLIGDADTKAESLGDRSSSESRFPQRSDSYGSRTVNRKSIRPVIAPEVVDEPDLSEDEDFLAEMPETEAQEYEQPPEQPSSNGSRRRRRRRPEGGTDRREEAPKGVSDRASNPVSEPDEEPGDQEAATPRPERAERTLERSDRSERPERSDRPERSRGRRGSAEPSAPPEQVTVKMTAEEQDVYALMGISPLILAPQEVKNPKTAVVSVVLPGEEGTTAEPVTLLSFEAEEPEAESSESPAEEPEVVAVVSSDRPVKAARSSAPENRRRRRRRSSAAESGNESDS, from the coding sequence ATGCCGAAACAAATTGTGATTGCTGAGCAGCATCGTGTTGCTGCTGTGTTTTCAGAAGATCAGATTCAAGAGCTGATTGTTGCCAAGGGCACCCACCAGATTAGTGATATCTACCTTGGGGTGGTCGAAAATGTTCTGCCTGGTATTGATGCGGCCTTCGTCAATATTGGGGATGCTGAGCGCAATGGCTTTATCCATGTGAGCGATCTGGGACCGCTGCGCCTGAAGCGGTCTGCGGGAGCAATCACAGAGCTGCTGACGCCCCAGCAAAAAGTGCTGGTCCAGGTCATGAAGGAGCCGACGGGCAATAAGGGGCCTCGCCTGACAGGCAACATTACGATGCCCGGGCGCTATCTGGTCCTGATGCCTTTTGGCCGAGGCGTTAACCTGTCCCGCCGCATTCGCAATGAAAATGAGCGCAATCGCCTGCGAGCTCTGGCGATTTTGGTCAAGCCTGCGGGAATGGGCTTGCTGGTGCGCACCGAGGCGGAGGGGATGGCTGAGGAAGCCATCATTGAGGATCTAGAGTTTTTGCAGCGTCAGTGGGAGACGGTGCAGCAGGAGGCGAGCTCGACTCGGGCTCCGGCGCTGCTGAACCGAGATGATGACTTTATTCAGCGGGTTCTGCGCGACGTCTACAGTGCGGATGTCAATCGCATTGTGGTGGACTCTAGTACGGGCGTGAAGCGGGTTAAGCAGCATCTGACGAACTGGGGTGGGGGTAAGTCTCCCCAGGGGGTGCTGATCGACCATCATCGCGATCGCACGCCGCTGCTGGAGTACTTCCGGGTGAATGCTGCGATTCGAGAGGCTCTCAAGCCCCGGGTAGACCTGCCATCGGGGGGCTACATTATCATTGAGCCGACCGAGGCGCTGACGGTTATTGACGTTAACTCGGGCTCCTTTACGCGCTCGGCGACGGCCCGAGAAACGGTCTTGTGGACGAACTGCGAGGCGGCGACGGAGATCGCTCGTCAACTGCGGCTGCGCAACGTGGCTGGCGTGATTATTGTCGACTTTATCGACATGGACTCCCGCCGCGATCAGCTTCAGGTGCTGGAGCATTTTAATAAGGCGCTGAAGGCCGATAAGGCCCGCCCCCAAATCGCCCAGCTGTCGGAGCTGGGCTTGGTTGAGCTGACGCGGAAACGCCAAGGCCAGAATATCTATGAGCTGTTTGGGCGGCGCTGCCCGACTTGCGACGGCCTAGGTCACCTGGTGCACTTGATCGGAGATGCCGATACCAAGGCTGAGAGCCTGGGCGATCGCTCCAGCAGCGAATCTCGTTTTCCCCAGCGCTCTGATTCCTACGGCAGCCGGACGGTCAATCGCAAGAGTATCCGGCCTGTGATTGCGCCGGAAGTGGTTGATGAGCCGGATCTGTCTGAGGATGAAGATTTCTTGGCGGAGATGCCAGAAACTGAGGCGCAGGAGTATGAGCAGCCTCCAGAGCAGCCGAGCTCCAATGGTAGCCGTCGCCGTCGCCGTCGCCGCCCGGAAGGGGGCACTGACAGGCGAGAAGAAGCTCCCAAAGGAGTGAGCGATCGCGCCTCGAATCCTGTGAGCGAACCTGACGAGGAGCCTGGGGATCAGGAGGCTGCTACGCCTCGGCCGGAGCGCGCTGAGCGGACGCTAGAGCGAAGCGATCGCAGTGAGCGCCCCGAACGGAGCGATCGCCCAGAGCGCAGCCGAGGCCGCCGCGGCAGTGCCGAACCCTCAGCCCCACCAGAGCAAGTCACTGTCAAAATGACTGCCGAAGAGCAAGACGTTTATGCTCTGATGGGAATTTCTCCGTTGATTTTGGCGCCTCAAGAAGTCAAAAACCCCAAGACAGCGGTTGTCTCTGTTGTGCTGCCTGGTGAAGAAGGCACAACAGCCGAACCGGTGACGCTGTTGTCCTTCGAGGCGGAGGAGCCCGAAGCAGAATCGTCAGAATCACCCGCTGAAGAGCCCGAAGTGGTTGCGGTTGTTAGCAGCGATCGCCCCGTGAAGGCAGCCCGCAGCAGCGCCCCCGAAAATCGCCGCCGTCGCCGCCGTCGCTCTTCAGCGGCTGAGTCAGGCAACGAAAGCGACAGCTAA
- a CDS encoding ribonuclease HII, with the protein MVKRRQPPPSESGTLLPVSLTSAWVDQDYGDRLLVGLDEVGRGALFGPVVAAAVVLPPDSYALLSTLGVTDSKQLSATQRSRLFAQIQQVSLDCQIGLASVGEIDRLNILQASLLAMRRAFLKLSVAPTFCLVDGNQRIPHLAVEQQTLVQGDRRSLAIAAASIIAKVWRDDLIIRLAKRYPNYGLDRHKGYGTLTHRQALQQHGLTPQHRRSFAPCQILPASTSDQLPLNLFCEPQ; encoded by the coding sequence ATGGTCAAACGCCGACAGCCGCCGCCATCTGAGTCAGGGACGCTGCTACCAGTCTCCCTGACCTCCGCCTGGGTTGATCAAGACTACGGCGATCGCCTGCTCGTAGGACTCGATGAGGTCGGGCGGGGTGCTCTCTTTGGGCCAGTCGTGGCTGCTGCTGTCGTGTTGCCTCCCGACAGCTACGCGCTTTTGAGCACCCTCGGCGTGACCGACAGCAAACAGCTCTCCGCTACCCAGCGATCGCGCCTATTCGCCCAAATTCAGCAGGTCTCCCTTGATTGCCAAATCGGCCTAGCCTCAGTCGGGGAAATTGATCGTCTCAACATTCTCCAGGCGAGTTTGCTGGCGATGCGCCGAGCTTTCCTCAAGCTCAGCGTAGCGCCTACCTTCTGCCTCGTGGACGGTAACCAGCGCATCCCCCATCTCGCGGTAGAGCAGCAAACCCTTGTGCAAGGCGATCGCCGCTCTCTGGCGATCGCCGCCGCCAGCATCATCGCCAAAGTCTGGCGGGACGACCTGATCATTCGCCTAGCAAAGCGCTATCCAAACTACGGTCTAGACCGCCACAAAGGCTACGGCACCCTAACTCATCGCCAAGCCCTACAGCAGCACGGTCTGACCCCCCAGCATCGCCGCTCCTTCGCGCCCTGCCAAATCTTGCCAGCAAGCACCAGCGACCAACTCCCCCTAAATTTGTTCTGTGAACCCCAATAG